In the Wyeomyia smithii strain HCP4-BCI-WySm-NY-G18 chromosome 2, ASM2978416v1, whole genome shotgun sequence genome, one interval contains:
- the LOC129724997 gene encoding fibrillin-1 isoform X1, whose translation MEFKVMVCLIAFGCFGLVRSEAIAIEQILSLCCQEGEEWGTQHRLCSSFNKSLELVPKELRGLCLSTIEICCSKQHKIYQCTAGQIAARQGLSCSLKGDHSGSEFYTDCCEACKIGLVVGSSASKCSVDPFAFGSPWDEVYDGCCKDIKQGEDSFILNEEDENNLCGRFDNLCSQICENTEAGSYMCKCHQGYTLLDDRKTCVQITSEDENEISTEQIASDCRQGYEKDQRTGECVDVDECETGEAVCDMERQVCMNIEGDYRCLDIQDVKCDGGFRFDRKSGKCEDINECEDQAACDEGFQCVNIKGSYDCIAVVKNYQARTPTKKKVESCAPGFRRHNDQCVDIDECAADKNACDSNQVCTNEIGGFRCDCKIGFMLDQVTNACVDINECQINAHECLESQRCDNTIGSYTCIRLQSCGTGYTLNAESGNCDDDDECALGRHNCVHPYECFNTKGSFRCRQRSRYSPAVVTSSNNIRSSTSTSATTTTTTTPRSVYYTQPPRTTGYPQHRDIEYNRYQGSCGIGFERNALGACVDIDECSRPNACRQNQRCVNSNGSYRCYDLLVCPNGFMATNDGSECIDIDECNTGEAKCGPDQVCKNKRGGYVCLCPPGHIIGRNHRCEDINECDLHKGKVCPQNSDCVNTVGSYQCDCKAGFKKDRPEELICTDVDECTDIPGLCHQRCINYWGSYRCGCEAGYKLAANNRSCDDVNECEEYKANNLCVGICENTPGSYRCRCPQGYTLGHDGRSCVDIDECDTRDVCSGRNEICTNIRGSYRCTRINCPHEYEIDPDRKNRCLRTIKYCNRGDLECLRKPSSYSYNFITLVSNMPVPPTGRALFNLRGPDWYESIDFDLKVVSVDALPSVRSADQRYFSLNKMSNEVLLNLVKSIEGPQDIELELSMVVFKDGQPVGSNIARLFLMVAAHEF comes from the exons CTATTGCCATCGAACAGATTTTATCGCTGTGCTGTCAAGAAGGAGAAGAATGGGGAACCCAGCATAGGTTATGTTCGAGTTTTAACAAATCGCTCGAGTTAGTCCCAAAAGAACTTCGAGGATTGTGTCTTTCGACGATCGAAATCTGCTGCTCGAAGCAGCACAAGATTTATCAGTGCACTGCGGGACAGATTGCTGCTCGTCAGGGTCTCAGCTGCTCGTTGAAAGGTGATCACTCGGGTTCTGAGTTTTATACG GACTGCTGCGAAGCCTGCAAAATAGGACTTGTAGTGGGATCTAGTGCTAGTAAATGCTCGGTCGACCCATTCGCCTTTGGTAGTCCATGGGATGAGGTGTACGATGGCTGCTGCAAGGATATAAAGCAAGGCGAAGATTCATTTATTTTGAACGAGGAGGACGAAA ACAACTTATGTGGTCGCTTCGACAATCTTTGCTCACAAATTTGCGAGAACACCGAAGCTGGTTCTTATATGTGCAAATGCCATCAAGGTTATACACTGCTTGACGATAGGAAAACTTGCGTTCAAATTACCTCGGaagatgaaaatgaaatttcaaCAGAACAAATTGCGTCTGA TTGTCGGCAAGGATACGAAAAAGATCAGCGGACTGGTGAATGCGTGGATGTTGACGAGTGCGAAACTGGTGAAGCAGTCTGCGATATGGAACGCCAGGTTTGTATGAACATCGAAGGCGACTATCGCTGTTTGGACATACAGGACGTCAAATGTGACGGCGGCTTCCGATTTGATCGCAAAAGTGGGAAATGTGAAG ATATCAACGAATGCGAGGACCAAGCGGCCTGTGACGAGGGCTTCCAATGTGTTAACATAAAAGGTTCCTATGACTGTATTGCAGTTGTGAAAAATTATCAAGC CAGAACACCGACAAAGAAAAAGGTCGAATCTTGTGCTCCTGGTTTTCGACGACACAACGATCAGTGCGTAG ATATTGACGAATGCGCTGCCGACAAGAATGCCTGCGATAGTAATCAAGTTTGTACGAATGAAATCGGAGGCTTCCGATGTGACTGCAAAATCGGCTTTATGCTGGACCAAGTAACCAATGCTTGCGTGG ATATAAATGAATGCCAAATTAATGCTCACGAGTGCTTGGAGAGCCAACGATGTGACAACACAATTGGATCCTACACGTGCATCCGTTTGCAAAGCTGTGGCACCGGATATACGCTAAATGCTGAAAGCGGAAACTGCGATG ATGATGACGAATGTGCTTTGGGACGTCATAATTGTGTGCATCCTTACGAGTGTTTCAACACGAAAGGATCTTTCCGCTGCCGGCAGAGGTCAAGGTATTCTCCAGCGGTTGTTACTAGTAGCAATAACATTCGCAGTAGCACTAGTACGAGTGCAACCACAACCACTACAACCACACCTCGTTCTGTTTATTACACGCAACCTCCTAGGACAACAGGATATCCTCAACATCGTGACATAGAGTACAACCGTTACCAAGGCTCATGCGGAATTGGTTTCGAACGTAATGCTCTTGGAGCGTGTGTTG ATATTGATGAATGCTCTCGACCAAATGCTTGCCGTCAAAATCAGCGATGCGTTAACAGTAATGGTTCCTATAGATGCTACGATCTTTTAGTTTGTCCAAATGGTTTCATGGCTACAAACGATGGATCCGAATGTATAG ACATCGACGAATGTAACACTGGGGAGGCCAAGTGTGGACCAGACCAGGTATGTAAGAACAAACGAGGAGGATACGTGTGCCTCTGTCCACCGGGTCATATCATCGGCCGAAACCATCGATGTGAGGATATAAATGAGTGTGACCTACACAAAGGCAAGGTATGCCCACAAAACTCAGACTGTGTCAACACGGTCGGATCGTATCAGTGCGATTGTAAGGCTGGTTTCAAAAAAGACCGGCCTGAAGAACTGATTTGCACTGATGTTGATGAATGTACGGATATTCCCGGCCTATGCCACCAGCGGTGCATTAATTATTGGGGTTCCTACCGATGTGGCTGTGAAGCGGGATACAAACTGGCTGCTAATAACCGAAGCTGCGATGATGTTAACGAATGCGAGGAATACAAAGCGAATAATCTTTGCGTTGGAATTTGCGAAAACACACCCGGATCATACAGATGCCGATGCCCGCAGGGATACACACTAGGACATGATGGACGCAGTTGCGTAG ATATCGACGAGTGCGATACTAGGGATGTTTGCAGTGGTCGGAATGAAATTTGTACTAATATTCGTGGCAGCTATCGATGCACACGAATCAACTGCCCACACGAATACGAAATCGATCCCGACAGGAAAAA TCGCTGCTTACGGACTATCAAATATTGCAATAGAGGCGATTTGGAATGTTTACGAAAACCATCATCCTACTCATACAATTTTATAACTTTGGTTTCGAATATGCCGGTACCACCTACAGGCAGGGCATTGTTCAATTTACGAGGTCCCGATTGGTACGAGTCAATCGACTTTGACCTGAAAGTAGTATCAGTAGATGCACTACCCTCTGTTCGCTCAGCGGATCAACGATATTTCAG CTTGAATAAAATGTCAAATGAAGTGCTGTTGAATCTAGTCAAGAGTATAGAAGGACCACAGGACATTGAGTTGGAGTTAAGCATGGTAGTTTTTAAGGATGGACAGCCGGTCGGATCCAACATCGCTAGACTGTTTCTTATGGTTGCTGCCCATGAATTCTAG
- the LOC129724997 gene encoding fibulin-1 isoform X3, translating into MEFKVMVCLIAFGCFGLVRSEAIAIEQILSLCCQEGEEWGTQHRLCSSFNKSLELVPKELRGLCLSTIEICCSKQHKIYQCTAGQIAARQGLSCSLKGDHSGSEFYTDCCEACKIGLVVGSSASKCSVDPFAFGSPWDEVYDGCCKDIKQGEDSFILNEEDENNLCGRFDNLCSQICENTEAGSYMCKCHQGYTLLDDRKTCVQITSEDENEISTEQIASDCRQGYEKDQRTGECVDVDECETGEAVCDMERQVCMNIEGDYRCLDIQDVKCDGGFRFDRKSGKCEDINECEDQAACDEGFQCVNIKGSYDCIAVVKNYQARTPTKKKVESCAPGFRRHNDQCVDIDECAADKNACDSNQVCTNEIGGFRCDCKIGFMLDQVTNACVDINECQINAHECLESQRCDNTIGSYTCIRLQSCGTGYTLNAESGNCDDDDECALGRHNCVHPYECFNTKGSFRCRQRSRTTGYPQHRDIEYNRYQGSCGIGFERNALGACVDIDECSRPNACRQNQRCVNSNGSYRCYDLLVCPNGFMATNDGSECIDIDECNTGEAKCGPDQVCKNKRGGYVCLCPPGHIIGRNHRCEDINECDLHKGKVCPQNSDCVNTVGSYQCDCKAGFKKDRPEELICTDVDECTDIPGLCHQRCINYWGSYRCGCEAGYKLAANNRSCDDVNECEEYKANNLCVGICENTPGSYRCRCPQGYTLGHDGRSCVDIDECDTRDVCSGRNEICTNIRGSYRCTRINCPHEYEIDPDRKNRCLRTIKYCNRGDLECLRKPSSYSYNFITLVSNMPVPPTGRALFNLRGPDWYESIDFDLKVVSVDALPSVRSADQRYFSLNKMSNEVLLNLVKSIEGPQDIELELSMVVFKDGQPVGSNIARLFLMVAAHEF; encoded by the exons CTATTGCCATCGAACAGATTTTATCGCTGTGCTGTCAAGAAGGAGAAGAATGGGGAACCCAGCATAGGTTATGTTCGAGTTTTAACAAATCGCTCGAGTTAGTCCCAAAAGAACTTCGAGGATTGTGTCTTTCGACGATCGAAATCTGCTGCTCGAAGCAGCACAAGATTTATCAGTGCACTGCGGGACAGATTGCTGCTCGTCAGGGTCTCAGCTGCTCGTTGAAAGGTGATCACTCGGGTTCTGAGTTTTATACG GACTGCTGCGAAGCCTGCAAAATAGGACTTGTAGTGGGATCTAGTGCTAGTAAATGCTCGGTCGACCCATTCGCCTTTGGTAGTCCATGGGATGAGGTGTACGATGGCTGCTGCAAGGATATAAAGCAAGGCGAAGATTCATTTATTTTGAACGAGGAGGACGAAA ACAACTTATGTGGTCGCTTCGACAATCTTTGCTCACAAATTTGCGAGAACACCGAAGCTGGTTCTTATATGTGCAAATGCCATCAAGGTTATACACTGCTTGACGATAGGAAAACTTGCGTTCAAATTACCTCGGaagatgaaaatgaaatttcaaCAGAACAAATTGCGTCTGA TTGTCGGCAAGGATACGAAAAAGATCAGCGGACTGGTGAATGCGTGGATGTTGACGAGTGCGAAACTGGTGAAGCAGTCTGCGATATGGAACGCCAGGTTTGTATGAACATCGAAGGCGACTATCGCTGTTTGGACATACAGGACGTCAAATGTGACGGCGGCTTCCGATTTGATCGCAAAAGTGGGAAATGTGAAG ATATCAACGAATGCGAGGACCAAGCGGCCTGTGACGAGGGCTTCCAATGTGTTAACATAAAAGGTTCCTATGACTGTATTGCAGTTGTGAAAAATTATCAAGC CAGAACACCGACAAAGAAAAAGGTCGAATCTTGTGCTCCTGGTTTTCGACGACACAACGATCAGTGCGTAG ATATTGACGAATGCGCTGCCGACAAGAATGCCTGCGATAGTAATCAAGTTTGTACGAATGAAATCGGAGGCTTCCGATGTGACTGCAAAATCGGCTTTATGCTGGACCAAGTAACCAATGCTTGCGTGG ATATAAATGAATGCCAAATTAATGCTCACGAGTGCTTGGAGAGCCAACGATGTGACAACACAATTGGATCCTACACGTGCATCCGTTTGCAAAGCTGTGGCACCGGATATACGCTAAATGCTGAAAGCGGAAACTGCGATG ATGATGACGAATGTGCTTTGGGACGTCATAATTGTGTGCATCCTTACGAGTGTTTCAACACGAAAGGATCTTTCCGCTGCCGGCAGAGGTCAAG GACAACAGGATATCCTCAACATCGTGACATAGAGTACAACCGTTACCAAGGCTCATGCGGAATTGGTTTCGAACGTAATGCTCTTGGAGCGTGTGTTG ATATTGATGAATGCTCTCGACCAAATGCTTGCCGTCAAAATCAGCGATGCGTTAACAGTAATGGTTCCTATAGATGCTACGATCTTTTAGTTTGTCCAAATGGTTTCATGGCTACAAACGATGGATCCGAATGTATAG ACATCGACGAATGTAACACTGGGGAGGCCAAGTGTGGACCAGACCAGGTATGTAAGAACAAACGAGGAGGATACGTGTGCCTCTGTCCACCGGGTCATATCATCGGCCGAAACCATCGATGTGAGGATATAAATGAGTGTGACCTACACAAAGGCAAGGTATGCCCACAAAACTCAGACTGTGTCAACACGGTCGGATCGTATCAGTGCGATTGTAAGGCTGGTTTCAAAAAAGACCGGCCTGAAGAACTGATTTGCACTGATGTTGATGAATGTACGGATATTCCCGGCCTATGCCACCAGCGGTGCATTAATTATTGGGGTTCCTACCGATGTGGCTGTGAAGCGGGATACAAACTGGCTGCTAATAACCGAAGCTGCGATGATGTTAACGAATGCGAGGAATACAAAGCGAATAATCTTTGCGTTGGAATTTGCGAAAACACACCCGGATCATACAGATGCCGATGCCCGCAGGGATACACACTAGGACATGATGGACGCAGTTGCGTAG ATATCGACGAGTGCGATACTAGGGATGTTTGCAGTGGTCGGAATGAAATTTGTACTAATATTCGTGGCAGCTATCGATGCACACGAATCAACTGCCCACACGAATACGAAATCGATCCCGACAGGAAAAA TCGCTGCTTACGGACTATCAAATATTGCAATAGAGGCGATTTGGAATGTTTACGAAAACCATCATCCTACTCATACAATTTTATAACTTTGGTTTCGAATATGCCGGTACCACCTACAGGCAGGGCATTGTTCAATTTACGAGGTCCCGATTGGTACGAGTCAATCGACTTTGACCTGAAAGTAGTATCAGTAGATGCACTACCCTCTGTTCGCTCAGCGGATCAACGATATTTCAG CTTGAATAAAATGTCAAATGAAGTGCTGTTGAATCTAGTCAAGAGTATAGAAGGACCACAGGACATTGAGTTGGAGTTAAGCATGGTAGTTTTTAAGGATGGACAGCCGGTCGGATCCAACATCGCTAGACTGTTTCTTATGGTTGCTGCCCATGAATTCTAG
- the LOC129724997 gene encoding fibulin-1 isoform X5, translating to MEFKVMVCLIAFGCFGLVRSEAIAIEQILSLCCQEGEEWGTQHRLCSSFNKSLELVPKELRGLCLSTIEICCSKQHKIYQCTAGQIAARQGLSCSLKGDHSGSEFYTDCCEACKIGLVVGSSASKCSVDPFAFGSPWDEVYDGCCKDIKQGEDSFILNEEDENINECEDQAACDEGFQCVNIKGSYDCIAVVKNYQATPTKKKVESCAPGFRRHNDQCVDIDECAADKNACDSNQVCTNEIGGFRCDCKIGFMLDQVTNACVDINECQINAHECLESQRCDNTIGSYTCIRLQSCGTGYTLNAESGNCDDDDECALGRHNCVHPYECFNTKGSFRCRQRSRYSPAVVTSSNNIRSSTSTSATTTTTTTPRSVYYTQPPRTTGYPQHRDIEYNRYQGSCGIGFERNALGACVDIDECSRPNACRQNQRCVNSNGSYRCYDLLVCPNGFMATNDGSECIDIDECNTGEAKCGPDQVCKNKRGGYVCLCPPGHIIGRNHRCEDINECDLHKGKVCPQNSDCVNTVGSYQCDCKAGFKKDRPEELICTDVDECTDIPGLCHQRCINYWGSYRCGCEAGYKLAANNRSCDDVNECEEYKANNLCVGICENTPGSYRCRCPQGYTLGHDGRSCVDIDECDTRDVCSGRNEICTNIRGSYRCTRINCPHEYEIDPDRKNRCLRTIKYCNRGDLECLRKPSSYSYNFITLVSNMPVPPTGRALFNLRGPDWYESIDFDLKVVSVDALPSVRSADQRYFSLNKMSNEVLLNLVKSIEGPQDIELELSMVVFKDGQPVGSNIARLFLMVAAHEF from the exons CTATTGCCATCGAACAGATTTTATCGCTGTGCTGTCAAGAAGGAGAAGAATGGGGAACCCAGCATAGGTTATGTTCGAGTTTTAACAAATCGCTCGAGTTAGTCCCAAAAGAACTTCGAGGATTGTGTCTTTCGACGATCGAAATCTGCTGCTCGAAGCAGCACAAGATTTATCAGTGCACTGCGGGACAGATTGCTGCTCGTCAGGGTCTCAGCTGCTCGTTGAAAGGTGATCACTCGGGTTCTGAGTTTTATACG GACTGCTGCGAAGCCTGCAAAATAGGACTTGTAGTGGGATCTAGTGCTAGTAAATGCTCGGTCGACCCATTCGCCTTTGGTAGTCCATGGGATGAGGTGTACGATGGCTGCTGCAAGGATATAAAGCAAGGCGAAGATTCATTTATTTTGAACGAGGAGGACGAAA ATATCAACGAATGCGAGGACCAAGCGGCCTGTGACGAGGGCTTCCAATGTGTTAACATAAAAGGTTCCTATGACTGTATTGCAGTTGTGAAAAATTATCAAGC AACACCGACAAAGAAAAAGGTCGAATCTTGTGCTCCTGGTTTTCGACGACACAACGATCAGTGCGTAG ATATTGACGAATGCGCTGCCGACAAGAATGCCTGCGATAGTAATCAAGTTTGTACGAATGAAATCGGAGGCTTCCGATGTGACTGCAAAATCGGCTTTATGCTGGACCAAGTAACCAATGCTTGCGTGG ATATAAATGAATGCCAAATTAATGCTCACGAGTGCTTGGAGAGCCAACGATGTGACAACACAATTGGATCCTACACGTGCATCCGTTTGCAAAGCTGTGGCACCGGATATACGCTAAATGCTGAAAGCGGAAACTGCGATG ATGATGACGAATGTGCTTTGGGACGTCATAATTGTGTGCATCCTTACGAGTGTTTCAACACGAAAGGATCTTTCCGCTGCCGGCAGAGGTCAAGGTATTCTCCAGCGGTTGTTACTAGTAGCAATAACATTCGCAGTAGCACTAGTACGAGTGCAACCACAACCACTACAACCACACCTCGTTCTGTTTATTACACGCAACCTCCTAGGACAACAGGATATCCTCAACATCGTGACATAGAGTACAACCGTTACCAAGGCTCATGCGGAATTGGTTTCGAACGTAATGCTCTTGGAGCGTGTGTTG ATATTGATGAATGCTCTCGACCAAATGCTTGCCGTCAAAATCAGCGATGCGTTAACAGTAATGGTTCCTATAGATGCTACGATCTTTTAGTTTGTCCAAATGGTTTCATGGCTACAAACGATGGATCCGAATGTATAG ACATCGACGAATGTAACACTGGGGAGGCCAAGTGTGGACCAGACCAGGTATGTAAGAACAAACGAGGAGGATACGTGTGCCTCTGTCCACCGGGTCATATCATCGGCCGAAACCATCGATGTGAGGATATAAATGAGTGTGACCTACACAAAGGCAAGGTATGCCCACAAAACTCAGACTGTGTCAACACGGTCGGATCGTATCAGTGCGATTGTAAGGCTGGTTTCAAAAAAGACCGGCCTGAAGAACTGATTTGCACTGATGTTGATGAATGTACGGATATTCCCGGCCTATGCCACCAGCGGTGCATTAATTATTGGGGTTCCTACCGATGTGGCTGTGAAGCGGGATACAAACTGGCTGCTAATAACCGAAGCTGCGATGATGTTAACGAATGCGAGGAATACAAAGCGAATAATCTTTGCGTTGGAATTTGCGAAAACACACCCGGATCATACAGATGCCGATGCCCGCAGGGATACACACTAGGACATGATGGACGCAGTTGCGTAG ATATCGACGAGTGCGATACTAGGGATGTTTGCAGTGGTCGGAATGAAATTTGTACTAATATTCGTGGCAGCTATCGATGCACACGAATCAACTGCCCACACGAATACGAAATCGATCCCGACAGGAAAAA TCGCTGCTTACGGACTATCAAATATTGCAATAGAGGCGATTTGGAATGTTTACGAAAACCATCATCCTACTCATACAATTTTATAACTTTGGTTTCGAATATGCCGGTACCACCTACAGGCAGGGCATTGTTCAATTTACGAGGTCCCGATTGGTACGAGTCAATCGACTTTGACCTGAAAGTAGTATCAGTAGATGCACTACCCTCTGTTCGCTCAGCGGATCAACGATATTTCAG CTTGAATAAAATGTCAAATGAAGTGCTGTTGAATCTAGTCAAGAGTATAGAAGGACCACAGGACATTGAGTTGGAGTTAAGCATGGTAGTTTTTAAGGATGGACAGCCGGTCGGATCCAACATCGCTAGACTGTTTCTTATGGTTGCTGCCCATGAATTCTAG
- the LOC129724997 gene encoding fibulin-1 isoform X4, which yields MEFKVMVCLIAFGCFGLVRSEAIAIEQILSLCCQEGEEWGTQHRLCSSFNKSLELVPKELRGLCLSTIEICCSKQHKIYQCTAGQIAARQGLSCSLKGDHSGSEFYTDCCEACKIGLVVGSSASKCSVDPFAFGSPWDEVYDGCCKDIKQGEDSFILNEEDENINECEDQAACDEGFQCVNIKGSYDCIAVVKNYQARTPTKKKVESCAPGFRRHNDQCVDIDECAADKNACDSNQVCTNEIGGFRCDCKIGFMLDQVTNACVDINECQINAHECLESQRCDNTIGSYTCIRLQSCGTGYTLNAESGNCDDDDECALGRHNCVHPYECFNTKGSFRCRQRSRYSPAVVTSSNNIRSSTSTSATTTTTTTPRSVYYTQPPRTTGYPQHRDIEYNRYQGSCGIGFERNALGACVDIDECSRPNACRQNQRCVNSNGSYRCYDLLVCPNGFMATNDGSECIDIDECNTGEAKCGPDQVCKNKRGGYVCLCPPGHIIGRNHRCEDINECDLHKGKVCPQNSDCVNTVGSYQCDCKAGFKKDRPEELICTDVDECTDIPGLCHQRCINYWGSYRCGCEAGYKLAANNRSCDDVNECEEYKANNLCVGICENTPGSYRCRCPQGYTLGHDGRSCVDIDECDTRDVCSGRNEICTNIRGSYRCTRINCPHEYEIDPDRKNRCLRTIKYCNRGDLECLRKPSSYSYNFITLVSNMPVPPTGRALFNLRGPDWYESIDFDLKVVSVDALPSVRSADQRYFSLNKMSNEVLLNLVKSIEGPQDIELELSMVVFKDGQPVGSNIARLFLMVAAHEF from the exons CTATTGCCATCGAACAGATTTTATCGCTGTGCTGTCAAGAAGGAGAAGAATGGGGAACCCAGCATAGGTTATGTTCGAGTTTTAACAAATCGCTCGAGTTAGTCCCAAAAGAACTTCGAGGATTGTGTCTTTCGACGATCGAAATCTGCTGCTCGAAGCAGCACAAGATTTATCAGTGCACTGCGGGACAGATTGCTGCTCGTCAGGGTCTCAGCTGCTCGTTGAAAGGTGATCACTCGGGTTCTGAGTTTTATACG GACTGCTGCGAAGCCTGCAAAATAGGACTTGTAGTGGGATCTAGTGCTAGTAAATGCTCGGTCGACCCATTCGCCTTTGGTAGTCCATGGGATGAGGTGTACGATGGCTGCTGCAAGGATATAAAGCAAGGCGAAGATTCATTTATTTTGAACGAGGAGGACGAAA ATATCAACGAATGCGAGGACCAAGCGGCCTGTGACGAGGGCTTCCAATGTGTTAACATAAAAGGTTCCTATGACTGTATTGCAGTTGTGAAAAATTATCAAGC CAGAACACCGACAAAGAAAAAGGTCGAATCTTGTGCTCCTGGTTTTCGACGACACAACGATCAGTGCGTAG ATATTGACGAATGCGCTGCCGACAAGAATGCCTGCGATAGTAATCAAGTTTGTACGAATGAAATCGGAGGCTTCCGATGTGACTGCAAAATCGGCTTTATGCTGGACCAAGTAACCAATGCTTGCGTGG ATATAAATGAATGCCAAATTAATGCTCACGAGTGCTTGGAGAGCCAACGATGTGACAACACAATTGGATCCTACACGTGCATCCGTTTGCAAAGCTGTGGCACCGGATATACGCTAAATGCTGAAAGCGGAAACTGCGATG ATGATGACGAATGTGCTTTGGGACGTCATAATTGTGTGCATCCTTACGAGTGTTTCAACACGAAAGGATCTTTCCGCTGCCGGCAGAGGTCAAGGTATTCTCCAGCGGTTGTTACTAGTAGCAATAACATTCGCAGTAGCACTAGTACGAGTGCAACCACAACCACTACAACCACACCTCGTTCTGTTTATTACACGCAACCTCCTAGGACAACAGGATATCCTCAACATCGTGACATAGAGTACAACCGTTACCAAGGCTCATGCGGAATTGGTTTCGAACGTAATGCTCTTGGAGCGTGTGTTG ATATTGATGAATGCTCTCGACCAAATGCTTGCCGTCAAAATCAGCGATGCGTTAACAGTAATGGTTCCTATAGATGCTACGATCTTTTAGTTTGTCCAAATGGTTTCATGGCTACAAACGATGGATCCGAATGTATAG ACATCGACGAATGTAACACTGGGGAGGCCAAGTGTGGACCAGACCAGGTATGTAAGAACAAACGAGGAGGATACGTGTGCCTCTGTCCACCGGGTCATATCATCGGCCGAAACCATCGATGTGAGGATATAAATGAGTGTGACCTACACAAAGGCAAGGTATGCCCACAAAACTCAGACTGTGTCAACACGGTCGGATCGTATCAGTGCGATTGTAAGGCTGGTTTCAAAAAAGACCGGCCTGAAGAACTGATTTGCACTGATGTTGATGAATGTACGGATATTCCCGGCCTATGCCACCAGCGGTGCATTAATTATTGGGGTTCCTACCGATGTGGCTGTGAAGCGGGATACAAACTGGCTGCTAATAACCGAAGCTGCGATGATGTTAACGAATGCGAGGAATACAAAGCGAATAATCTTTGCGTTGGAATTTGCGAAAACACACCCGGATCATACAGATGCCGATGCCCGCAGGGATACACACTAGGACATGATGGACGCAGTTGCGTAG ATATCGACGAGTGCGATACTAGGGATGTTTGCAGTGGTCGGAATGAAATTTGTACTAATATTCGTGGCAGCTATCGATGCACACGAATCAACTGCCCACACGAATACGAAATCGATCCCGACAGGAAAAA TCGCTGCTTACGGACTATCAAATATTGCAATAGAGGCGATTTGGAATGTTTACGAAAACCATCATCCTACTCATACAATTTTATAACTTTGGTTTCGAATATGCCGGTACCACCTACAGGCAGGGCATTGTTCAATTTACGAGGTCCCGATTGGTACGAGTCAATCGACTTTGACCTGAAAGTAGTATCAGTAGATGCACTACCCTCTGTTCGCTCAGCGGATCAACGATATTTCAG CTTGAATAAAATGTCAAATGAAGTGCTGTTGAATCTAGTCAAGAGTATAGAAGGACCACAGGACATTGAGTTGGAGTTAAGCATGGTAGTTTTTAAGGATGGACAGCCGGTCGGATCCAACATCGCTAGACTGTTTCTTATGGTTGCTGCCCATGAATTCTAG